From a single Candoia aspera isolate rCanAsp1 chromosome 2, rCanAsp1.hap2, whole genome shotgun sequence genomic region:
- the LOC134489335 gene encoding transmembrane reductase CYB561D2 has translation MALTVETESQIYLSLRTVFGAAAHLVSLGFTVVMAVLTRPGSSVFSWHPFLMSLAFSFLMTEALLTFSPESSFLRSFSRKAKVRFHWALQLLALICALLGLAIISYNKYLNGKEHFVTWHGQTGLLTVVYASMQCTGGLALLYPKLMKNWTLSKLKLYHATSGLIGYLLGCASLMLGMCSLWFTTTVTGISWYLIVLCPILTSLVIMNQVSNAYLYRKRIQP, from the exons ATGGCTCTGACAGTTGAAACAGAGTCTCAGATTTACCTCTCCCTCAGAACTGTCTTTGGTGCAGCCGCGCACCTTGTCTCTCTTGGATTCACTGTTGTCATGGCAGTGCTCACCAGACCTGGATCAA GTGTGTTCTCCTGGCATCCTTTCTTAATGTCTCTTGCG TTTTCCTTTCTGATGACAGAGGCCCTGCTGACCTTCTCTCCAGAGAGCTCCTTCCTCCGGTCCTTCTCCCGCAAGGCCAAGGTCCGCTTCCACTGGGCTTTACAGCTGCTTGCTCTCATCTGTGCGTTGCTGGGTTTGGCCATTATCAGCTATAACAAGTACCTCAATGGGAAAGAGCACTTTGTCACGTGGCACGGCCAGACTGGCTTGCTGACAGTGGTATATGCTAGCATGCAGTGCACGGGGGGCCTTGCCCTGCTCTATCCCAAGCTGATGAAGAACTGGACACTGAGCAAACTGAAGCTATACCATGCCACCTCAGGGCTGATTGGGTATCTACTTGGTTGTGCCAGTTTGATGCTAGGCATGTGTTCCTTGTGGTTTACTACAACTGTGACTGGAATCTCCTGGTATCTGATTGTACTGTGCCCTATTCTCACTAGTTTGGTTATCATGAACCAAGTGAGCAACGCCTACCTCTACCGTAAAAGAATCCAGCCTTGA
- the TMEM115 gene encoding transmembrane protein 115, with product MNRYLPVARQHFLAVLASTSVVVKSICAIVILLYLLSFGVDTVFGLGVTPGYLFPPNFWLWTLATHSLVEKHIWDVGVSLATIVVAGRLLEPLWGALELLIFFAVVNISVGVLGAFAYLLTYMATFSLSYLFSVRIYGMLGFLGGVLVALKQTMGDSTVLKIPQVRMKVVPMLLLLILSVLRLTTLIESNILASYGFGVLSSWIYLRFYQRHSRGRGDMSDHFAFATFFPEILQPVVGLLANLVHSILVKVKVCRKTVKRYDVGAPSSITISLPGTDPQDAERRRQLALKALNERLKRVEDQSAWPSMEDEDEENIKADTPLLPEKSRDSVAVGKSSSQESSLITFEDAPSQL from the exons ATGAACAGATACCTCCCAGTAGCACGACAGCATTTCCTGGCTGTGCTAGCCAGCACCAGTGTAGTAGTGAAGTCTATATGTGCCATTGTCATATTGCTCTACCTTCTCTCTTTTGGTGTGGACACAGTGTTTGGACTTGGTGTTACACCCGGATATCTCTTTCCACCCAACTTTTGGTTATGGACGCTGGCAACCCACAGTCTGGTGGAAAAGCATATTTGGGATGTAGGTGTAAGCCTGGCCACTATAGTGGTGGCAGGAAGGTTGCTGGAGCCACTGTGGGGTGCCCTggaacttctgatcttctttgcagtggTGAATATTTCAGTTGGGGTTCTGGGGGCCTTTGCCTATCTTCTTACTTACATGGCAACATTCAGTCTGTCTTACTTATTTTCTGTTCGCATTTATGGCATGTTGGGTTTCCTTGGTGGTGTCTTAGTGGCCCTCAAGCAAACCATGGGTGACAGTACTGTTTTGAAGATACCTCAGGTGCGAATGAAGGTTGTTCCGATGCTCTTGCTTCTCATCCTTTCAGTTTTGAGACTGACCACTCTTATTGAAAGCAACATTTTGGCTTCTTATGGTTTTGGGGTCCTTTCCAGTTGGATATATCTTCGTTTTTACCAGAGGCATAGCCGAGGGCGTGGTGATATGTCAGACCACTTTGCATTTGCCACATTCTTCCCTGAGATCCTACAACCTGTGGTTGGTTTGCTGGCTAACCTTGTGCACAGCATCTTGGTGAAAGTGAAAGTCTGTCGGAAAACAGTGAAGCGTTATGATGTTGGAGCCCCTTCTTCTATTACCATCAGCTTGCCTGGAACAGATCCTCAGGATGCTGAACGAaggag ACAGCTGGCTCTAAAAGCATTGAATGAACGGTTGAAGCGTGTGGAAGATCAGTCAGCCTGGCCAAGCATGGAGGATGAAGATGAAGAAAATATTAAGGCCGATACTCCATTGCTACCTGAAAAGAGCCGGGACTCTGTCGCTGTTGGGAAATCGTCCAGCCAGGAATCCAGCCTCATTACCTTTGAAGATGCCCCTTCTCAGTTGTGA